A part of Miscanthus floridulus cultivar M001 chromosome 6, ASM1932011v1, whole genome shotgun sequence genomic DNA contains:
- the LOC136456285 gene encoding carbonic anhydrase, chloroplastic-like isoform X2 — MSSFAVRASTSSIVASLDSTPAPSSVRRRPSLIRNAPVFAVPATLVGMDPVERLKVGFQKFKTEVYDKKPELFEPLKAGQAPKYMVFACADSRVCPSVTLGLQPGEAFTVRNIAAMVPPYDKTKYSGTGSAIEYAVCALKVEVLVVIGHSCCGGIRALLSLKDSAPHNFHFVEDWVRIGSPAKTKVQKEHASVPFDDQCSILEKEAVNVSLANLKTYPFVKERLAKGTLKLVGGHYDFVSGKFVTWEPMIDVVERLKSGFEQFKIEVYDKKPELFEPLKSGQAPKYMVFACADSRVCPSVTLGLLPGEAFTVRNIAAMVPGYDKTKYTGIGSAIEYAVCALKVQVLVVIGHSCCGGIRALLSLQDGAPDNFHFVEDWVKIGFPAKMKVKKEHASVPFDDQCYILEKEAVNVSLENLKTYPFVKEGLANGTLKLVGGHYNFVKGEFLTWKV; from the exons ATGTCCAGCTTCGCCGTCCGCGCCTCCACGTCCAGCATCGTCGCCAGCCTCGACAGCACCCCCGCGCCGTCGTCGGTCCGCCGGCGGCCCAGCCTCATCAGGAACGCCCCCGTCTTCGCCGTCCCCGCCACCCTCGTG GGCATGGACCCCGTCGAGCGCTTGAAGGTCGGGTTCCAGAAGTTCAAGACCGAGGTCTATGA CAAGAAGCCAGAGCTGTTCGAGCCTCTCAAGGCCGGCCAGGCCCCCAAG TACATGGTGTTCGCCTGCGCTGACTCCCGTGTGTGCCCGTCGGTGACCCTGGGCCTGCAGCCCGGTGAGGCCTTCACCGTCCGCAACATCGCCGCCATGGTCCCACCCTACGACAAG ACCAAATACAGCGGCACCGGGTCCGCCATCGAGTACGCCGTGTGCGCCCTCAAGGTGGAGGTCCTCGTGGTCATTGGCCACAGCTGCTGTGGTGGCATTAGGGCGCTCCTCTCCCTCAAGGACAGCGCACCTCACAACTT CCACTTCGTTGAGGACTGGGTCAGGATCGGCTCGCCTGCCAAGACGAAGGTGCAGAAAGAGCACGCGTCGGTGCCGTTCGATGACCAGTGCTCCATCCTGGAGAAG GAGGCCGTGAACGTGTCCCTCGCGAACCTCAAGACCTACCCCTTCGTCAAGGAACGGCTGGCCAAAGGGACCCTCAAGCTGGTCGGCGGCCACTACGACTTCGTGTCCGGGAAGTTCGTTACATGGGAGCCT ATGATTGACGTCGTTGAGCGCTTGAAGAGCGGGTTCGAGCAGTTCAAGATCGAAGTCTATGA CAAGAAGCCGGAGCTTTTCGAGCCTCTCAAATCCGGCCAGGCCCCCAAG TACATGGTGTTCGCCTGCGCTGACTCCCGTGTGTGCCCGTCGGTGACCCTGGGCCTGCTGCCCGGTGAGGCCTTCACCGTCCGCAACATCGCCGCCATGGTCCCAGGCTACGACAAG ACCAAGTACACCGGCATCGGCTCCGCCATCGAGTACGCCGTGTGCGCTCTCAAGGTGCAGGTCCTCGTGGTCATTGGCCACAGCTGCTGCGGTGGCATCAGGGCGCTCCTCTCCCTCCAGGACGGCGCACCTGACAACTT CCACTTTGTTGAGGACTGGGTCAAAATCGGCTTCCCTGCCAAGATGAAGGTGAAGAAAGAGCACGCCTCGGTGCCGTTTGATGACCAGTGCTATATTCTGGAGAAG GAGGCCGTGAACGTGTCCCTGGAGAACCTCAAGACCTACCCCTTCGTCAAGGAAGGGCTGGCCAACGGGACCCTCAAGTTGGTCGGCGGCCACTACAACTTTGTGAAAGGGGAGTTCCTTACATGGAAAGTCTAG
- the LOC136456285 gene encoding carbonic anhydrase, chloroplastic-like isoform X4 — MSSCLCLPKKKEGAAKPSIDSTTTSVVQNPKPTQPPPPPSKGMDPVERLKVGFQKFKTEVYDKKPELFEPLKAGQAPKYMVFACADSRVCPSVTLGLQPGEAFTVRNIAAMVPPYDKTKYSGTGSAIEYAVCALKVEVLVVIGHSCCGGIRALLSLKDSAPHNFHFVEDWVRIGSPAKTKVQKEHASVPFDDQCSILEKEAVNVSLANLKTYPFVKERLAKGTLKLVGGHYDFVSGKFVTWEPMIDVVERLKSGFEQFKIEVYDKKPELFEPLKSGQAPKYMVFACADSRVCPSVTLGLLPGEAFTVRNIAAMVPGYDKTKYTGIGSAIEYAVCALKVQVLVVIGHSCCGGIRALLSLQDGAPDNFHFVEDWVKIGFPAKMKVKKEHASVPFDDQCYILEKEAVNVSLENLKTYPFVKEGLANGTLKLVGGHYNFVKGEFLTWKV, encoded by the exons ATGAGCAGCTGCCTTTGCCTCCCCAAAAAGAAGGAGGGGGCAGCGAAGCCGTCCATAGATTCAACCACCACATCAGTCGTTCAGAACCCGAAGCCCACCCAACCTCCACCTCCTCCCTCCAAG GGCATGGACCCCGTCGAGCGCTTGAAGGTCGGGTTCCAGAAGTTCAAGACCGAGGTCTATGA CAAGAAGCCAGAGCTGTTCGAGCCTCTCAAGGCCGGCCAGGCCCCCAAG TACATGGTGTTCGCCTGCGCTGACTCCCGTGTGTGCCCGTCGGTGACCCTGGGCCTGCAGCCCGGTGAGGCCTTCACCGTCCGCAACATCGCCGCCATGGTCCCACCCTACGACAAG ACCAAATACAGCGGCACCGGGTCCGCCATCGAGTACGCCGTGTGCGCCCTCAAGGTGGAGGTCCTCGTGGTCATTGGCCACAGCTGCTGTGGTGGCATTAGGGCGCTCCTCTCCCTCAAGGACAGCGCACCTCACAACTT CCACTTCGTTGAGGACTGGGTCAGGATCGGCTCGCCTGCCAAGACGAAGGTGCAGAAAGAGCACGCGTCGGTGCCGTTCGATGACCAGTGCTCCATCCTGGAGAAG GAGGCCGTGAACGTGTCCCTCGCGAACCTCAAGACCTACCCCTTCGTCAAGGAACGGCTGGCCAAAGGGACCCTCAAGCTGGTCGGCGGCCACTACGACTTCGTGTCCGGGAAGTTCGTTACATGGGAGCCT ATGATTGACGTCGTTGAGCGCTTGAAGAGCGGGTTCGAGCAGTTCAAGATCGAAGTCTATGA CAAGAAGCCGGAGCTTTTCGAGCCTCTCAAATCCGGCCAGGCCCCCAAG TACATGGTGTTCGCCTGCGCTGACTCCCGTGTGTGCCCGTCGGTGACCCTGGGCCTGCTGCCCGGTGAGGCCTTCACCGTCCGCAACATCGCCGCCATGGTCCCAGGCTACGACAAG ACCAAGTACACCGGCATCGGCTCCGCCATCGAGTACGCCGTGTGCGCTCTCAAGGTGCAGGTCCTCGTGGTCATTGGCCACAGCTGCTGCGGTGGCATCAGGGCGCTCCTCTCCCTCCAGGACGGCGCACCTGACAACTT CCACTTTGTTGAGGACTGGGTCAAAATCGGCTTCCCTGCCAAGATGAAGGTGAAGAAAGAGCACGCCTCGGTGCCGTTTGATGACCAGTGCTATATTCTGGAGAAG GAGGCCGTGAACGTGTCCCTGGAGAACCTCAAGACCTACCCCTTCGTCAAGGAAGGGCTGGCCAACGGGACCCTCAAGTTGGTCGGCGGCCACTACAACTTTGTGAAAGGGGAGTTCCTTACATGGAAAGTCTAG